In the Pelmatolapia mariae isolate MD_Pm_ZW linkage group LG10_11, Pm_UMD_F_2, whole genome shotgun sequence genome, TTAGCACACAGAGAGTCATTTACTATAACTCAATATCTATGACTTGACAAACAGGACCAAGGAGTTCCTAACTTTAAAGTGGTACAGGAAAAAAAGACTTATGTGAAGTTGTGCTAGAGATCTCACACAAATGCCCAGCTGTTTGTGCACAGCACAGTTTGGAATTAGCTCACTGTGTCACCAAACTGAACAAGAAGCGCAACAGAGTGCATTGGTGCATTAGGCTCTTTAATGCCACCCAAGTATCATTCTAACCTTCTCATTCTCATTAGAATGGTGTGAGTGcctgatggggaaaaaaaaataatcacaagatcaaatcaataaaacatctgttttggtttcattttctATACTGTTGATGGTAGCTATAAAACCTCCCTGTCCTCGGCTTCTTCAATTTATTTCCATTGAAAACCTTGTGAAGGCTGTAaatgccttttttccccccattcacacaagcatgTAAGGCTGCCCTGAACCACAAGTAACCAACTCCCTGTCAGTTACTACCAGCTTGTAGCAGTCATATCTAGCTGTTCTTATTGACCATGTGCTGATTATATGGTGGGGGAGTGGTTTTCTGCAGTGCAGCAGTGTTCAAACACGGGTAGTACTAACCAGCTTCAGCCGCTGACACCAGGTGTTCTGTGGCACTCAGTTCAGCCTGACGACCTTCCTTTGTGTACCCTTTGATTGCATTGTAGCTGTGAGGGAACAGGGCAAGGGCAATAAGACATCTTGCAGTTGTAAAGTCATGCATAAGGCTTTTTTCATTCATGGGGTGTTGTACAAACCCGAACATTACGGCTAACAGCTAGATTTTCCCGTTTCAGTGCAGCTAGCAAAACAACAAGCAGCCACTGACTGCTAAAGAGTCAGACAGTGAAAGTGGACAGTACATCCTCGGTTTCttaacataaaactcattgttACAGCCAGGGGCAGCACAAAAGTGATCCCCTTATActcatttttagttttagtgtccTTGTTTTCTTCTGACTTATCGATTCTGTCACTAattagctaacataaactaatgtaagCCCATTAGCCGCAACCAACCAACGACATGACGTCAGAAGATGGAGCTAACAGGGCTCCATGATGTAAATTAGCTTTTATgtgtagtgtttcatgtcctcTTTAAAACTTATAGCTTACGTACAAGAAGAAGTAGAGGCCCCAAGATGCACCAGCACCCCAAACGTTGGGTGTCACGCCTTGATAGAGTCCTCTCAGTCCCTCCTGCTGCCAGACGCTCTTCATGCAGTGCACCATGCCACTATACTTCGGTCTTAATTCAAGTCCATCACTTACTGCATTTAAAAGACATTACGGACCTTGAAGTCATATGATACAAATTAAACACATCATAGCAGTAGTTTCTCAGCAGAATCAAGTAAAGTCATAGCAGCATGGCACATCAGACACTAAGGAAATTGattttaaaagttcatattttcaTGCCGTACCTGCAAACCTGATTTTGACCAGGTCCAGGGGATGAAGCACCAGCGTTGACACCACTCCCCCGCTGAGTCCCGCGATCAGGTTTTCTACCTTCACATGGCTAAAGACCTTCTGTAGTCGTCCGCCGAACGAGACAGCGGACACGGGTTTGCCGGGCAGTCCTGTCTCTGAAACGGGACCGTGATTTGGAGCGGAGGTCATGCTCATGGGCAACTTGGCTACCTAGCTAGATCCTACCAGCTAGCAGTGTTTACAACACCGCAAGCACGCAGCGTGTCAAAATGTAACTCTCTATAAAACTGAGGCGACCCCTCGCTTACTCTGCTGCAGTTTACATACAGTACGAGGACGGAACAGCTTCCTCATGTCGCTCCTGTGCGAATGACGCACCACGTTTCTGACATCCGGAGGTACCTCACAGGGGTAACGCACTCTCCAAGTGTCAAGTCGCAGAACCAGTGCTCGACCTTGCTGTTATTATTAAGTAATGACAAGTTCCCGTTGTTGAAATAGTACTTCCGGttaaataattcaaaataattcACACATGAaatatgctttatttatttattttactaatACAAAAGTTAGGATTATTTACGTCGACATATTTTGTATGATGGTTCGGAGACATTTTTGATAAAACTTACctatattaaaaaatgttttccacaTAAATTACATAAAATCAGTTTGGTTATTCAAATAATGATTTAAATAGCGCTTTTACGGGCTTTCATATATCTATTATTTcttcataattttgtaatatTGCCCTTAATTATTATATCTTATTCTCAAGTGTCTTCGGTAAAGGTGCCTTGATGTCTCCGTGAACCTTTCTCAGAAGGTTAGCGTTGGTTTTCCTTGATTtagctgaaaacaaacaaacgaaaaaAGTATTTCCGGTCCTTCTCTTTCTAAATGTTGTAACTTTCGTACTCGTTTCTTTACTTGTGAGTGATGCAACCAGGAGGACCGGACATCCCACAATGCAACGCGAGATCGCTGACTCTCTTCACTATCAACACATGGCTGGTGTGTTCACTACTTGCTAATATTTTTGTTGCTGTAATTGTCCCTTTCTGTAAGCGCGTGCCCCTCCGCTACCAAATGAAAGTTAAAGTCATCGCAAGGAACCCGGATGATTATGTCCGGGAGACCAAACTGGATATTCAGCGCGGTAAGTGAAACTCTTCGGCTAAATAGCTAACAGCATACATACGAAAGAGCTACAGTGTTAGCATCTGATTAAAGCTACTGAAACAACAGTCATGCTTTTAATCTAATTTTGCATAGCTGTCTTTGCATTTAGCACGTTCGGAATTACAAATTTTGCTTCACACATTTCTAAACTCCTTAATATGGAGCCTACGTCTGTGTTACTTGACTTGGTTAGCAGCAACATACCTGCatacttggattttttttaattaatggaaATGCTCTATTCTGTGAGCACATAAAGAAGTGACTGCTGTGTATTTTTAGTCCCCAGAAACTATGACCCCTCCCTTCATCCGTTTGAGGTGAGCAGGGAGTACACTCGGGCTCTGAACGCCACCAAGCTGGAGCGTGTGTTTGCCAAGCCTTTCGTGGCCTCGCTGGATGGTCACAGAGATGGGGTGAACTGTATGGCCAAGCACGCAAAGAGCCTCTCCACCCTGCTGTCAGGGTCCTGTGATGGGGAGGTATGTGGAGATGCATTTCCTTTTAATCTCAGCCATTCTTGCAAACTGACAGGACTCTCCTTTTGGATTTGATCTTCAGGTGAAGGTGTGGAATCTGTCCAAACACGAGTGCGTTCGGACGCTTCAGGCACATGAAGGTTTTGTGCGGGGAATGGTTGTGCGTTACTGTGGGACCTCTTTCTTTACGGTAACTGATCATCTTTTTGAAGACTTTTCCGAATTGTTTGATTTTATATTAGCTGACATCTaacatgatttctttttctgcaaCAGGTCGGTGATgacaaaacaatcaaacaatGGAAGATGGAATCACCAGGCTACggagaagaagaggagccaATTAACACCATCCTGGGCAAAGTAAGCTGTAATAATTTTGCTGTTTCATCGCATAGAATTGCATATTCATGTATCAGTGAAGTatgaatgacaaaaaaaatgtccCTTGTAGACTGTGTACACAGGTCTGGATCATCATCAGAACGATCCTGTATTTGCAACGTGCGGCCAGCAGGTGGACATCTGGGATGAGCAGAGGAGCAGCCCGATCCGCTCTTTCACCTGGGGTGTAGACAGCTTCAGCTCTGTGCACTTTAACCCCGTGGAGGTAAGACACCACGTGCTATATCTCACACACATGGGCCCCGCCCTCCAGTCATGTGACGAAAAAGGTTGCTTGGACGTATAAGCTCACAAGTGTTTATTGTGACTTAAAGCCAACACATGTGCTGATAAATAAAGTTAAGGGTTATCCTCTCCACAGACTGAACTTCTTGCAAGCTGTGCCTCTGACAGGAGTATAGTGCTCTACGACATGAGGGAATCTACACCACTTAAAAAGGTAAATCTTCCCTTACAGTTTGTGCAGGAATGCACCCGTTTATCTCCCTGTTAATTTACATGGATGTGGCATGATAATCAGCTACTTTTTGCTCTCACTTTCTTCTTAAGGTCATCATGACAATGAGGAGCAACACGCTAAGCTGGAACCCCATGGAAGCCTATTACTTCACATGTGCAAATGAGGACTACAAGTGAGTCTAGGAAAGAAACTCTGATTTAATCATATGATCATATTTTAACtggtcccttttttttttttcagctcatagaaactgttttttgtttttgtttttttccttttcaccaGCCTCTACACATATGACATGAGGTACCTGGCCAAGCCCATCATGGTACACATGGACCATGTGTCTGCTGTGCTAGATGTTGACTATGCTCCCACGGGGAAGGAGTTTGTGTCTGCCAGCTTTGACAAGACCATCCGAATCTTTGCCAAGGACGGTGGACACAGCAGGTCAGTAATGCTGATCAAACTTTATGGTGCCAGCAAAGTGTTAGGAAAAATTGTACTGTTGTTGACTATGCTGTATAATTTGTGGTGTAATTAAATTATAGCATAAATCCTTTGGTTTGGTTCATAGCTTTGTTTTTTGACCCCTTTGAGTggaaataactaaaaaaaaagatgtaattCTCCTGATGTTATTTCCGTTCATTCTTTACTTTCATGACTTTCAAACACTGCAGCTCTCACCAGACTGCCATGCCTGATTATAGACCAACTAAAAAATGGATGTAGCAACCGTGATGTCACCTTCTGGTTTGTGAAGCTCTGTATTGATGCCTCAGGATGAATGTTTTCA is a window encoding:
- the dcaf13 gene encoding DDB1- and CUL4-associated factor 13; translation: MKVKVIARNPDDYVRETKLDIQRVPRNYDPSLHPFEVSREYTRALNATKLERVFAKPFVASLDGHRDGVNCMAKHAKSLSTLLSGSCDGEVKVWNLSKHECVRTLQAHEGFVRGMVVRYCGTSFFTVGDDKTIKQWKMESPGYGEEEEPINTILGKTVYTGLDHHQNDPVFATCGQQVDIWDEQRSSPIRSFTWGVDSFSSVHFNPVETELLASCASDRSIVLYDMRESTPLKKVIMTMRSNTLSWNPMEAYYFTCANEDYNLYTYDMRYLAKPIMVHMDHVSAVLDVDYAPTGKEFVSASFDKTIRIFAKDGGHSREVYHTKRMQHVICIKWSADNKYILSASDEMNIRLWKANAAEKLGVLAPREREAANYSQKLKEKFQHHPQIRRIARHRHLPKTIYHQTKELRIMKEARRRKERNVRKHSKPGSVPVVSEKEKHVVTVVK